In Bernardetia litoralis DSM 6794, the genomic window AAAGTAAAGCTGCTGATTTGCAAGCACAAACAATCAAACAAATTGGAGAGGCTGAAGCACAAGCTCTTATGCTTAAAATTGAGGCTCAAAACAAAGTGGGTAAAAATCTTATTCTTGCAGATGCAATTAAAGAACTTATTCCTTTATTGCCTATCATTATGGAAAAACTTATGGCGCCTGCAGAAAAAATTGATAGTATCAAATTCTTGAATATCAATGGAATGCAAGGAGCTGCTGGACAAAATGGAGGTTCTGCTGCAACTGGTGGAATAGGTGGTTTTGGTGGAAACGGTTCTTCACCAATGCAAAGTATTATGGGAACAGTTATGGGAGTTGGAATGGCAGTTCCGATGCTCAAAGAAGTTGTCAAGACCATAAAATCAGATAATGAATATGGTGATGTTTTGGAAATGGTAAGTAGTATTCCAGGTGGTGAAAAACTACTTAGTTTTATTGAAAATTTCAATGAAGCTGAAAAAGCCAAAGAAGAAGAAGAAAAGAAAGATGATGATATAGCTTCTGATGTGGAATATCTATAATTTTTAGTTTTTGAATAGTCAATTTTTATTCTACCCTCAAAATTACTTTTGTAGTTTTGGGGGTAGTTTTTTATTTTTAATCAATATCTAATTTCCAATTTAATACTGATTCTGTTTGTCCAACTTGACTAAAATTATTCTTTTGAAGAACTTTGCAAGAAGCATTATTTGTTTCTTTTGTTAAAGCAATAATAGATTTTATCTTTGATTCTGTTTTTGCCCATTTAATAATTGCTTCAATCATTTCAGTCATAAAACCCTGATTTTGAAACTCCTTATAGGTTTCATAACCAATTTCTATTTCGCCTTCTTGGTTTGGCTGCCCAGCAATAGACAAATCTCCGATTATTTGATTTGTAACTTTTGAAATTGCAATCCAGAGTGTTGAATACAAATAATTTTTATTTGAATTGGCTAAATTTAAAAGTAGTTTTTGTTCAAAAAATTCTCTTAATTCTGGTGATAATGTTCTTGAATTTGTATTTAGGTTTAATTCTTTTTCTAATGAATTATTGCAATTTATATGCTTTATCAACTGATTATAATTCAGTGGTTTTAAGATAAGTCTGTCAGTTGTTATCATTTTAAGGATTTATTTTCAAATTGTACTTATTGGTCTGGCTATGCTAAAACGCCAACAAAAGGTTAAGTTGTTTTCCTTAGAATTGGGTTTTTAAATCTAATTTTAAAGAAAAATATACATTCTTAAATAACTTCTTTCTAATAAAAAAGATTTACAAAAAAATCTACTAAATTTCCTAAAATAAGAAACTCAGTAGATTTTTTGATGGTGTTGTAAAAAGTATGATAGGTTATTTATGTTGTTGGTGTCGCTTCGCTAAAACACCAACAACGGCATTGATAAATAAACCTGTCAGACACTTTCAAAAGTGTCAGTACAGTTTAGAAACAAACTATCTGACACCTTTGAAGGTGTACTGATAGTGCCACAATTTCTAAA contains:
- a CDS encoding GNAT family N-acetyltransferase is translated as MITTDRLILKPLNYNQLIKHINCNNSLEKELNLNTNSRTLSPELREFFEQKLLLNLANSNKNYLYSTLWIAISKVTNQIIGDLSIAGQPNQEGEIEIGYETYKEFQNQGFMTEMIEAIIKWAKTESKIKSIIALTKETNNASCKVLQKNNFSQVGQTESVLNWKLDID